The genomic region CCCCGAGCTCAAGGGCTTGGCCAATGATTGGGGGTTGGTCTTTGATCGCTCCTGCAGGAAGGAATCTCCCTGGTTGCTTTATCAGGCCGTTTCCAATATCTCCACCCTGTGGTTGGCCTGGGGATGGAGGGAAGAAGGACCCTCAGTCAGAATCACCAGCCCATGGGGGATCCCCTTTTGCTCCAGCCACTTGCGTATGTAATTCTTCCAGTCTTCTGGATGCTTTGGTTCCCAAACAGGGTGGATCCCTCTGCTTAGGCAAAGAGCTTCAAAGGTCTCATGACTGGAACTCACTGCCACAACCCATGGCAGGGGCCTGAATGCGGCTATGCTTCGGGCCGTGGCCCCTGTTTTGGTGGGCACAAAGATGGCCACAGGCTGGGTCCTCTCCAGGATGGCTCCCACGGCAGCTGCCAGCAGATCCCTGGGCTCAAGGGGCCCTTTCTTTTCCCAGTAATCTTGCCGGATCCAGGACTGGCTGGCCTCCACTTCCCGGGCTATGCGCTCCAGGGTCTCGACTGCCTCCAGAGGATAGCGCCCGGCTGCGGATTCTGCCGAGAGCATGACACAGTCGGTTCCGTCCAGGATGGCATTGGCCACGTCTGTGGCCTCGGCACGGGTTGGTCTGGGGTGCTCTGTCATGGATTCCAGCATCTGGGTGGCTGTGATCACAGGCTTGCCAAGGATGTTACACTTCTTGATTATTTCCTTCTGGATGAGGGGGACCTGTTCTATGGGCATCTCCACACCCAGATCCCCCCTGGCGATCATTATTCCATCTGCCTCTTCGAGGATTTCATCCAGATTCTCCAGGGCCCTGCCACGCTCTATCTTGGCCAGAAGGAAAATCTCCTTGCCCAGCTCTCTGGCGGCCCCACGCACCTTTTTCAGGTCCATGGCGCTTTGCACAAAAGACTGGCTCAGGACATGGAGGCCGTTTTTGAGAGCAAATTCCAGCCACTTCCTGTCCTGGGGTGTAAAGGCCTCTATGCCCAGGTCCACCCCGGGCAGGTTGAGACCCTTGTGGGACCTGAGCTCTCCTCCTGAGGTAACCACACAACGGATCTCATCCCCCCTGATCTCAATTACCTCCAGACCTATGATGCCGTCGTTTAGAAACACCTTGTTGCCAGGCCTCAGCTTCCTGGGAAGGTTCGGCAGTTCCACGCTGAAACCATGCTTGTCTCCCAGCAAGGGGGCTGTGGTTATTGTCAGCTCTCCACCCTTTTCCAGCCAAATGGGTTCAACGGCCAGCCTGCCTATGCGGATCTTGGGGCCTGGCAGATCCCCCAGAAGGGTGATGTGTGTGCCACAGCGCTCAGAGGCTCTTCTGAGTTGGGCCACCACCTCTTCATGCCACTTCTCGTCCCCGTGGGAGAAGTTGAGGCGGGCCACATCCATGCCTGCACGGATAAGGCCCTGCATGACACTCTGATCCTGGGAGGCCGGGCCTATGGTGCAAATTATCTTGGTCTTGCGGCCCCTGAGGGATTCTTTTCCCAACATCACAGCTCCCTGGGCTGCCCCGTGACCGCCAGCACGCTTTCCCATAGGTGCCCCCCCGGGTCTATGCGTTTCCTGGAGGAGACGGCCAGGGGGATGGGCACATGTGTGAAGTGTCCTTTCCAGTAACCCACCACCATGTCGGTTCTTCCGCTCATGGCAGCGTGCACTGCATGATGCCCCAGAAGAAGGCAGAAGGCTGCGTCTTGGGCATTGGGAAGGCCGCTTCTGATGGTGTAGCTAGGATCGATGTATTTGAGATCTATGCGCATCCCTTTTTCCCTGAAATATGCCCTTATCCTGTCTTTCAAGAACAAGCCTATGTCCCCAAGCCTGGGATTGCCCGAGGCATCCCTCTCAGGGGATCCTCCCATGAGTTCCTGGCCCGCTCCTTCGGCCACCACCACAACCGCGTGTGCTCTTTTTTTCATGCGCTCTTCCAGGGCCCTGAGAAAACCCTCCAGTGTAAAAGGCACCTCTGGCACCAGGCAGAAGTTCACGTCATTGTCAGCCAGCACCGTGAAAGCTGCTATGAACCCGGATTCCCTGCCCATGAGTTTCACGAGCCCGATACCGTTTCTTGCGCTTACAGCCTCTGTATGGGCCGATTGGGTGACTCTTCTGGCCTTTGCCACGGCTGTTTCGAACCCGAAGGAGCGCTCGATGAAGGAGATGTCGTTGTCTATGGTCTTGGGAACTCCTATCACGGATATGGCCAGATTCCTCTTCTTTATCTCCTGGGCCAGAGCATGGGCGCCCCTCAAGGTTCCATCCCCTCCTATGGTGAAGAGCACCTGCACGCCCAATTTTTCCAAGGTGTCCACCATGAGAGGAACTTCCTGTGGCCCCCTGGAAGAGCCCAGCATGGTGCCGCCCAGCTGGTGTATCCTGTCCACCACCTGAGGAGAAAGCTCCTCCACGGGGTGGCCCAAACCTGGATTCAATCCCTCGTAACCGTACCTGAAGCCCAGCACAGGGGATATGCCGTAGTGGTAATGAAGGCAAAGCACTATGGCCCGTATAACGTCATTAATGCCTGGGCAGAGCCCCCCGCAGGTGACTATGGCGCAGCGGGTCTTGCCAGGCTCGAAAAAAAGAAGTCTTCTGGGGCCCGCTGCCTCCATGGAAGGAGGACTCTGACCCTGTTCCATGCACTCTATTATCTGATCCGGCCGGGAATGGAACAGTATCCTGTGGGTGTCCTCCACGAATCGAACCCCGCTCATGGAAGACTCAAACCTGCCATGTCCCAGCCTCTCCACCTTGAAATCCAGCTGGAGTGTTTGCACCTGAGACCTCCGCGCAAGAGTCCTTTTTCATGCCACAACAGGTTACCCTCGAATCCCGGTTTCCCACAAGATCTGAGGGAGTGGGTTCTTGGGGCTTGCTCCTGTTTTCAGGCTGCCTTAGAGTGTGAGCCATTGGGACGTGGGAGGTTGCCACATGGCCAGAAGATCAGGCGGGGTTTTGCTGCATATCACTTCTTTACCTTCGGATTTTGGTATCGGGGATTTG from bacterium harbors:
- the pyk gene encoding pyruvate kinase, with protein sequence MGKRAGGHGAAQGAVMLGKESLRGRKTKIICTIGPASQDQSVMQGLIRAGMDVARLNFSHGDEKWHEEVVAQLRRASERCGTHITLLGDLPGPKIRIGRLAVEPIWLEKGGELTITTAPLLGDKHGFSVELPNLPRKLRPGNKVFLNDGIIGLEVIEIRGDEIRCVVTSGGELRSHKGLNLPGVDLGIEAFTPQDRKWLEFALKNGLHVLSQSFVQSAMDLKKVRGAARELGKEIFLLAKIERGRALENLDEILEEADGIMIARGDLGVEMPIEQVPLIQKEIIKKCNILGKPVITATQMLESMTEHPRPTRAEATDVANAILDGTDCVMLSAESAAGRYPLEAVETLERIAREVEASQSWIRQDYWEKKGPLEPRDLLAAAVGAILERTQPVAIFVPTKTGATARSIAAFRPLPWVVAVSSSHETFEALCLSRGIHPVWEPKHPEDWKNYIRKWLEQKGIPHGLVILTEGPSSLHPQANHRVEILETA
- a CDS encoding ATP-dependent 6-phosphofructokinase, whose protein sequence is MQTLQLDFKVERLGHGRFESSMSGVRFVEDTHRILFHSRPDQIIECMEQGQSPPSMEAAGPRRLLFFEPGKTRCAIVTCGGLCPGINDVIRAIVLCLHYHYGISPVLGFRYGYEGLNPGLGHPVEELSPQVVDRIHQLGGTMLGSSRGPQEVPLMVDTLEKLGVQVLFTIGGDGTLRGAHALAQEIKKRNLAISVIGVPKTIDNDISFIERSFGFETAVAKARRVTQSAHTEAVSARNGIGLVKLMGRESGFIAAFTVLADNDVNFCLVPEVPFTLEGFLRALEERMKKRAHAVVVVAEGAGQELMGGSPERDASGNPRLGDIGLFLKDRIRAYFREKGMRIDLKYIDPSYTIRSGLPNAQDAAFCLLLGHHAVHAAMSGRTDMVVGYWKGHFTHVPIPLAVSSRKRIDPGGHLWESVLAVTGQPREL